A genomic segment from Glycine max cultivar Williams 82 chromosome 1, Glycine_max_v4.0, whole genome shotgun sequence encodes:
- the LOC100787324 gene encoding protein ecdysoneless homolog (The sequence of the model RefSeq protein was modified relative to this genomic sequence to represent the inferred CDS: added 147 bases not found in genome assembly): MEFPSSSSSSSSIFSPRPSDDTVFYAIYPDSPTATTTVTLQSLHLKILETLSPFTQDYIWQHQPFALSVSTPPNPSCPCPSSSHLPHLHGHLRFGDNLDDEWFAVFLLFQISQRFPSLSIRLWDSDGDFLLIEAAFHLPRWLNPDSAHHRLFLRDGSLHIVPRNRLPNPSLIDSLNFIVNSPHESLASDGIQRAVRKRISNYPEQARKNMHRVRVRVPVSVAQVLKHEPRLISLAVEGFYDRDIDTMKFASRMERFVERGKAEELVCVSVKMSRAMYAQLVQQRFQAPKCYPGMPARSEKEGFAEAELGMKIACGLEMMYQQRKRDGVEGKGSSWEAFRKSLESSGYFQGMLPGSSEYQRLMQSAQEYYRNTSLHSKASDLLNALVRRIDEILALPHLVDDFKDQEVPPSDDDSWLYGGEEELNSVLMERQKEMELYDLKHKKKGKAKEGQDAGPSSASNADEFDPGDIAKTMQAFVHKLSSYKGAEAPEDRNKEVDLDVDQFIKDMESIMMHTDGEVANSNIEEGSSSDLDFDDSDESDIAELDEDTEDGEEIFMRSYSDAMNEELKTTTLQKSFVRANEQIPKKDQGTSNASEHIVDEDFSPVDVDVNLVKSLLDSFSSQQGLPGPASNLLGLMGVQLPQDGKKGK, encoded by the exons ATGGagttcccttcttcttcttcttcttcatcctccATCTTCTCCCCGCGCCCATCAGACGACACCGTTTTCTACGCCATATACCCTG GCCCCTCCTCCTCCCACCTCCCCCACCTCCACGGCCACCTCCGCTTCGGCGACAACCTCGACGACGAGTGGTTCGCCGTCTTCCTCCTCTTCCAAATCTCCCAACGCTTCCCCTCCCTCTCCATTCGCCTCTGGGACTCCGACGGCGACTTCCTCCTCATCGAGGCCGCCTTCCACCTCCCCCGCTGGCTCAACCCCGACAGCGCGCACCACCGCCTCTTCCTCCGCGACGGAAGCCTCCACATCGTGCCGCGTAACCGCCTCCCCAACCCCTCCCTCATTGACTCCCTCAACTTCATCGTTAATTCCCCTCACGAATCCCTCGCCTCCGACGGAATCCAGCGCGCCGTCAGAAAACGCATAAGTAATTACCCCGAACAAGCTAGGAAGAACATGcatagggttagggttagggttccGGTGTCCGTGGCGCAGGTTCTGAAGCACGAGCCGCGGCTAATTTCCCTTGCAGTGGAAGGGTTCTACGATAGAGATATAGACACGATGAAGTTCGCGTCGAGGATGGAGAGGTTTGTGGAGAGAGGGAAAGCGGAGGAGTTGGTGTGCGTTTCGGTGAAGATGTCGAGGGCGATGTACGCACAGCTGGTGCAGCAGAGGTTTCAGGCTCCCAAGTGTTACCCGGGGATGCCGGCTCGGAGCGAGAAGGAAGGGTTTGCGGAGGCGGAGCTGGGGATGAAGATAGCGTGTGGGTTGGAGATGATGTATCAGCAGCGGAAGCGCGACGGGGTGGAAGGGAAAGGGAGCTCTTGGGAGGCGTTTAGGAAGAGTTTGGAGAGTAGTGGGTACTTCCAAGGGATGCTTCCGGGTTCCTCTGAGTATCAGAGATTGATGCAGAGTGCTCAAGAGTATTATAGAAATACTTCTCTGCACTCTAAGGCCAG TGACTTGCTGAATGCTCTTGTTAGACGCATAGATGAAATTCTTGCTCTGCCTCATTTGGTGGATGATTTTAAGGATCAGGAGGTTCCTCCATCTGATGATGATTCCTGGCTTTATGGTGGAGAGGAAGAGTTGAACTCTGTTCTTATGGAAAGACAAAAGGAGATGGAACTATATGActtaaaacacaaaaagaaagggaaagcAAAAGAGGGACAAGATGCTGGTCCATCATCTGCTTCGAATGCTGACGAGTTTGATCCTGGTGATATAGCAAAAACCATGCAGGCATTTGTCCATAAGCTGTCAAGTTACAAGGGTGCTGAAGCTCCTGAAGACAG GAATAAGGAAGTAGACCTTGATGTGGACCAATTTATTAAAGACATGGAATCAATAATGATGCATACAGACGGTGAAGTTGCCAACAGCAATATTGAAGAAGGATCGTCGTCTGACCTGGACTTTG ATGATTCTGATGAGAGTGATATTGCTGAATTGGATGAGGATACTGAGGATGGAGAGGAAATTTTCATGCGGTCCTATTCTGATGCTATGAATGAAGAACTGAAGACAACCACCCTTCAGAAAAGTTTTGTTCGTGCTAATGAACAAATTCCAAAGAAGGATCAG GGAACGTCAAATGCATCAGAACATATTGTGGACGAGGATTTTTCTCCTGTAGATGTGGATGTAAATTTAGTAAAAAGCTTACTCGATTCCTTTTCTTCCCAGCAAGGGCTTCCTGGTCCAGCTTCCAATTTGCTTGGCCTCATGGGGGTGCAGTTACCACAAGATGGCAAGAAGGGCAAATGA
- the LOC100787852 gene encoding protein NETWORKED 2D: MLQRAASNAYSWWWVSHIRTKQSKWMEQNLLDMEEKVQTVLKLLEEEGDSFAKRAEMYYKRRPELISFVEESFKAYRALAERYDHISTELQNANNTIASVFPDRVPFMDEEDDDGSPRPSRKKAEGFKTNIPKPPIKDLKNVITTAAATRKFHSKKPAATAASAAPKVPKSGLSRKEALEEVDKLQKQILALQTVKEFVKNSYDNSIARYWETDEQIKELQERVSTLQDELGEGVDIEDDEARRLMAEAALKSCQEALTQLQEKQEKSLDETRIESKRVKDVKAKLGSLMDEFHYEQSNSEEPRVQRDLKEIAETKDLEENAGLAPKKQELQLLKENIKEHFETSSNSSLSVAEMAEKIDELVNKVISLETAVSSQTVMVTRLRTDTDELQEQIRTLENDKESLIKDRNKLNEQLRKMEEKMHGVQDLNQIVEDKNNNLQTQFNEAHSNLDQLSEKVQNVQQPGEEAKTTDLSHTQKDSSSQAELKSKSEGQVPLNEDNILLNDIKSEKELTNDLVEDDAKDKELKVAGTVEDDVTSDNKLEATGSPFANEPNVTRSLENDAKSVDKVKVTSSLEMEEATPMEKKSPKELEEQEKTVNPGNDEKTTVAVSTTTENQEVSQLPASNKADSSSESSEKQPENDAKQSSCEIDNALKVDPKGQATAQEDEPDWQQLFTNGMQDREQVLLSEYTNTLRNYKDMKKRLAEIEKKNQDSNSDSSLQLKELKTANAMKDEEIRHLRQKLGLLQRSMEGNEDFTEELLQIEPPESTSPIEEKFRSNMDEVLEENLTFWLKFSAYYSEIQKFETTIKDLLTDLSKLEEKGKSSEGSSSIKHSIKSDSRPIYRHLTEIQNEITVWMERGALLKEELQSRFSSLCDIQEQITSALKTSAEDDDFRFTSYQAAKFQGEILNMKQENNKVADELQAGLDGVTSLQLEIEKALVKLNDEFGFSASKRQQNGQLRQSETRAKVPLRSFIFGAKPKKQSIFSCMTPGMHRKYR, encoded by the coding sequence ATATGGAGGAAAAAGTGCAAACTGTTTTGAAGCTCTTAGAGGAAGAGGGAGACTCTTTTGCTAAGAGAGCAGAAATGTATTACAAAAGGAGACCGGAACTGATAAGCTTTGTGGAGGAATCATTCAAGGCTTACCGAGCTTTAGCCGAAAGATATGATCACATATCAACAGAGTTGCAAAATGCCAACAACACCATTGCTTCTGTCTTTCCAGATCGTGTCCCATTTAtggatgaagaagatgatgatggatCACCAAGGCCTTCAAGAAAAAAGGCAGAAGGGTTCAAAACAAATATTCCAAAGCCTCCcattaaagatttaaaaaatgtcataacAACAGCAGCAGCCACAAGGAAATTTCATTCCAAGAAGCCAGCTGCCACAGCAGCTTCTGCTGCTCCGAAAGTTCCTAAATCTGGTTTGAGCAGAAAAGAGGCACTTGAAGAGGTTGACAAGCTGCAGAAACAGATTCTGGCTCTACaaactgtgaaagagtttgtaAAGAACTCTTATGATAATTCCATTGCTAGGTACTGGGAAACTGATGAGCAAATCAAGGAATTGCAAGAGAGAGTTTCCACTCTGCAAGATGAGCTGGGAGAAGGTGTTGatattgaagatgatgaagctCGCCGTTTGATGGCAGAAGCTGCTCTTAAATCATGCCAAGAGGCATTGACACAGTTGCAAGAGAAGCAGGAAAAATCACTTGATGAAACCAGAATTGAATCCAAAAGGGTAAAGGATGTGAAGGCCAAGTTGGGCTCTCTCATGGACGAATTCCATTATGAACAGAGTAATTCCGAAGAGCCAAGGGTCCAAAgagatttaaaagaaatagcAGAAACAAAGGACTTGGAAGAGAATGCCGGATTGGCTCCGAAGAAGCAGGAGTTGCAATTATTGAAGGAGAACATTAAAGAGCACTTTGAGACTAGCTCCAATTCATCACTCAGTGTGGCAGAAATGGCAGAGAAGATTGATGAGCTAGTGAACAAAGTGATCAGCTTGGAAACTGCAGTATCGTCCCAGACTGTGATGGTAACGAGATTGAGAACAGATACTGATGAACTTCAAGAGCAAATTCGAACTCTGGAAAATGATAAGGAAAGTCTTATCAAGGACAGAAACAAATTGAACGAACAACTCAGAAAGATGGAAGAAAAGATGCATGGAGTACAGGATCTAAATCAAATTGTTGAGGATAAGAATAACAATCTCCAAACCCAATTCAATGAAGCACATAGCAATCTTGATCAACTCTCAGAGAAAGTCCAAAACGTGCAGCAGCCAGGCGAGGAGGCCAAGACCACAGATTTATCACACACACAAAAGGATTCATCAAGCCAGGCTGAATTAAAAAGCAAATCTGAAGGACAAGTTCCTTTGAATGAGGACAATATCTTGTTGAATGATATTAAATCTGAAAAGGAGCTTACGAATGATTTGGTAGAAGATGATGCAAAAGATAAGGAGCTTAAGGTTGCTGGTACTGTTGAAGATGATGTAACATCAGACAACAAGCTTGAGGCCACTGGCTCACCATTTGCTAATGAACCTAATGTCACCCGTTCATTGGAAAATGATGCTAAGTCAGTAGATAAGGTTAAGGTCACCAGTTCCTTAGAAATGGAAGAGGCAACTCCTATGGAAAAAAAATCTCCAAAAGAGTTGGAAGAACAAGAGAAGACTGTAAATCCTGGCAATGATGAAAAGACAACAGTTGCTGTGAGCACTACCACAGAAAATCAGGAAGTCAGTCAGCTCCCAGCAAGCAACAAGGCAGATAGTTCTTCAGAGAGTTCTGAGAAACAGCCAGAAAATGATGCTAAGCAAAGTTCATGTGAGATAGATAATGCTCTCAAAGTTGATCCCAAGGGGCAGGCAACAGCACAAGAAGATGAACCTGATTGGCAGCAATTGTTTACGAATGGAATGCAGGATAGAGAACAAGTTCTGCTAAGTGAGTATACTAATACTCTTCGGAATTATAAAGATATGAAAAAGAGACTGGCtgaaatagagaagaaaaatcaagacaGCAACTCTGATTCATCTTTGCAGCTAAAAGAACTGAAGACAGCTAATGCCATGAAAGATGAAGAGATAAGACATCTGCGCCAGAAATTAGGTCTCTTGCAGAGAAGCATGGAAGGAAATGAGGATTTCACAGAGGAACTTTTACAAATTGAACCACCTGAATCTACTTCACCCATTGAAGAGAAATTCAGGTCAAACATGGATGAAGTTCTAGAGGAGAACTTAACTTTCTGGTTAAAATTCAGTGCTTATTACTCTGAGATACAGAAGTTTGAAACCACTATCAAAGATTTGCTGACCGACTTATCAAAATTAGAGGAAAAAGGGAAGTCGTCAGAGGGTAGTAGCAGCATAAAGCATTCTATAAAATCAGATTCAAGACCAATTTACAGACACCTAACAGAGATCCAAAATGAAATAACAGTCTGGATGGAAAGAGGTGCCTTGCTGAAAGAAGAACTGCAAAGTCGATTCTCATCTTTGTGTGACATCCAAGAACAAATAACATCAGCATTGAAAACCAGTGCTGAAGATGATGACTTCAGGTTCACAAGCTACCAAGCTGCCAAGTTCCAAGGTGAGATTTTGAACATGAAACAAGAAAACAACAAGGTTGCCGATGAACTTCAAGCGGGTTTAGATGGTGTAACATCTCTCCAACTTGAAATAGAAAAGGCTCTAGTGAAGTTGAATGATGAATTTGGGTTCTCAGCATCAAAGAGACAACAAAATGGCCAGCTAAGACAATCAGAGACTCGAGCCAAGGTTCCTCTCAGGTCATTTATCTTTGGCGCCAAACCAAAGAAACAATCAATCTTCTCCTGTATGACCCCTGGAATGCATAGGAAATACCGGTAG